From Treponema primitia ZAS-1, the proteins below share one genomic window:
- the ftsW gene encoding putative lipid II flippase FtsW produces MIQAFDLESAGRKSQADHILIASILLLTGVGLVTLYSASYAYGERFFGEGLYFITRQLLYGFVGLGAFFVASWINLEYLRKLIVPMVVITAVLCLLTFMPGIGVTKNGAARWIRIGSTNTFQPSELVKLTLPFYLAHIFSKKQERINSLIAGILPPTLITLLFFFLIYLQNNFSTALFIAINAVFIFFLAGVRYRYFISGAVILIPLSAFLVLTKEHRLRRVISFFIPDWEPLGAGYQVHSSLLSIGSGGLLGKGFGQGTRKIASVPEIHSDFIFSSFSEEAGLAGVFLFFLIFMVFAIHGYRAAIKSNDMFRRLLGFGLVTMISSQALLNIAVVSGAVPATGVPLPFFSAGGSSLAITLLIAGLIVNISRNREVDHV; encoded by the coding sequence ATGATACAAGCATTTGATCTTGAGAGCGCCGGACGCAAATCCCAGGCGGACCATATTTTGATCGCCAGCATTCTCCTCCTTACCGGGGTTGGCTTGGTTACCCTTTATTCCGCATCCTATGCCTACGGGGAACGGTTTTTTGGCGAAGGATTGTACTTTATTACCCGGCAGCTGCTTTATGGGTTTGTGGGCTTGGGAGCATTCTTTGTTGCATCCTGGATCAATTTAGAATATCTGCGAAAACTGATTGTTCCCATGGTGGTGATCACCGCTGTTTTATGCCTTTTAACCTTTATGCCCGGCATTGGGGTAACAAAAAACGGAGCGGCCCGGTGGATACGGATAGGGAGTACTAATACTTTTCAGCCATCGGAGCTGGTTAAACTGACCCTGCCTTTCTATCTGGCCCATATATTCAGCAAAAAGCAGGAACGTATTAACTCTCTTATCGCGGGAATCCTGCCGCCCACACTGATAACGTTACTATTTTTCTTTTTGATTTATTTGCAGAATAACTTTTCTACCGCGCTGTTCATCGCGATAAATGCGGTATTTATTTTCTTTCTCGCCGGAGTGCGGTACCGGTACTTTATAAGCGGTGCAGTAATATTGATTCCTTTATCCGCATTTTTAGTGCTTACCAAGGAACATAGGCTCCGCCGGGTTATTAGTTTCTTTATTCCCGACTGGGAACCCCTGGGGGCGGGATACCAGGTTCATTCTTCCCTGCTCTCCATCGGCTCAGGCGGGCTTTTGGGAAAGGGTTTTGGCCAGGGCACCCGGAAAATTGCCAGCGTTCCGGAAATACATTCGGACTTTATCTTTTCGTCTTTTTCCGAAGAGGCGGGCCTTGCGGGGGTGTTTTTGTTCTTCTTAATTTTCATGGTTTTTGCGATCCACGGATACCGGGCGGCTATTAAGTCAAATGATATGTTCAGAAGGCTTTTGGGTTTCGGTCTGGTTACCATGATCAGTTCCCAGGCGCTTTTGAATATCGCCGTGGTTTCCGGGGCCGTACCCGCCACGGGGGTTCCCCTGCCGTTCTTTTCCGCCGGCGGTTCCTCCCTGGCAATAACATTACTGATCGCGGGACTTATCGTTAATATTTCAAGAAACAGAGAGGTGGACCATGTCTGA